One Pseudoalteromonas undina genomic region harbors:
- a CDS encoding carboxylesterase/lipase family protein has translation MNTSTLKRLLYAAFLTATTACVNAEPLTQVTVAQGKLQGTAQQNLAVFKGVPFAKPPVGELRWKAPQPAEKWQGVLKAQEYAPAPIQAGNPVSGVSEDSLYLNIWTPAQSDNEKLPVLVWIYGGGFSFGSSSDPIFDGVALANKGVIVVSIAYRVGQLGFLAHPELNKESPAGVSGNYGLLDQIAALKWLKNNISHFGGDANNVTIAGESAGGISVSMLAASPLASGLFNKVISQSGGSFGPTRIKNYPGENMSTLERAQAEGFDYVKQFGTTSIAQLRKMSADTFIPKGWSLPGGWPIVDGYVIKGDQYKLYQQGKFNDVPALVGYNSDEGVSFVWDPDVNNFVDGVKTRFGQFAPSLLEAYPVAKNSIPRSARNLVRDAAFGWHTWSWAKLQSQYGKAPAYFYYFDHHPKREKGAKNEDHGAGHGHEIAYMFKNLNKSDPNVTKNDLKMSQTMATYWTNFAKNGNPNDNTLPHWPAFNNEKPSTMYFQQQAKVGPVPDKQALETLDEYFKWRRTPAGEKWANKIH, from the coding sequence ATGAACACCTCAACACTTAAGCGGCTTTTATATGCTGCATTTTTAACTGCAACAACGGCCTGTGTAAACGCTGAGCCGCTCACCCAAGTCACTGTGGCACAAGGTAAACTTCAGGGCACCGCCCAGCAAAACCTGGCGGTTTTTAAAGGCGTGCCGTTTGCTAAACCACCCGTTGGTGAATTACGTTGGAAAGCCCCGCAACCGGCTGAAAAATGGCAAGGTGTACTTAAAGCACAAGAATATGCCCCAGCACCAATACAGGCAGGCAATCCGGTATCTGGAGTCAGTGAAGATAGCTTATATTTAAATATTTGGACACCCGCACAATCCGATAATGAAAAGCTCCCTGTATTAGTTTGGATTTACGGGGGAGGCTTTAGTTTTGGCAGTTCATCCGATCCTATTTTTGATGGTGTGGCGCTTGCGAATAAAGGCGTTATCGTAGTGTCTATCGCCTATCGTGTCGGTCAATTAGGTTTTTTAGCCCATCCGGAACTTAATAAAGAAAGCCCAGCAGGTGTCTCTGGAAATTATGGTTTGCTCGATCAAATAGCCGCCTTAAAGTGGCTTAAAAACAATATCAGCCATTTTGGTGGTGATGCTAACAATGTCACTATTGCGGGTGAATCCGCGGGCGGTATATCAGTGAGTATGCTTGCAGCGTCACCGTTAGCAAGTGGTCTATTTAACAAAGTTATTTCGCAAAGTGGCGGTTCATTTGGCCCTACTCGCATTAAAAACTACCCTGGTGAAAACATGTCGACCTTAGAGCGGGCTCAAGCAGAAGGTTTCGACTATGTAAAACAGTTTGGCACAACCTCAATTGCACAGCTACGAAAAATGAGCGCAGACACCTTTATACCAAAAGGTTGGTCACTGCCTGGTGGCTGGCCTATCGTTGACGGTTATGTGATCAAAGGCGACCAATATAAACTCTATCAACAAGGCAAGTTTAATGATGTCCCAGCCTTAGTTGGCTATAATTCCGATGAAGGCGTCAGCTTTGTGTGGGACCCTGATGTTAATAATTTTGTTGATGGAGTAAAAACCCGTTTTGGTCAATTTGCACCGAGCTTACTTGAAGCTTACCCTGTTGCAAAAAACAGCATTCCTCGCAGTGCTCGAAATCTAGTTCGCGATGCAGCATTTGGTTGGCATACATGGAGTTGGGCTAAGTTACAAAGTCAGTATGGTAAAGCCCCTGCATACTTTTATTACTTCGACCATCACCCAAAGCGTGAAAAAGGCGCCAAAAATGAAGATCATGGTGCTGGCCATGGCCATGAAATTGCCTACATGTTTAAAAATCTAAATAAATCAGATCCGAATGTAACCAAAAACGATTTAAAAATGTCACAAACAATGGCCACCTATTGGACTAATTTTGCCAAAAATGGCAATCCAAATGACAATACCTTGCCCCATTGGCCCGCTTTTAATAACGAAAAGCCAAGCACTATGTATTTTCAACAGCAAGCGAAAGTTGGCCCTGTACCAGACAAACAAGCCTTAGAAACACTTGATGAGTATTTTAAATGGCGCCGGACACCAGCTGGTGAAAAATGGGCTAATAAAATTCACTAA
- a CDS encoding LamG-like jellyroll fold domain-containing protein, whose product MKLTKLAVVITYALAVTACSEEGTKLESSPAVAQPQSAKPTLTDSVTYNELGNVAVTYVGVHDPSVIENDGTYYIFGSHLAAAKSTDLLNWEMISSLSANSAVNESPLFDFNYTSEIAEGIQWTDGFTGNWAADVVKAPNGKFWFYYNHCAQDNPDTPDVVDEVCWNRSYLGLAEADNIEGPYKNKGVFLRSGYRNDEEFAQYPLDNGQTTWNGAVDPNAIDPAAFYDKDGQLWMVYGSYSGGIFVLAMDEETGMPDAEQGYGKHLVGGDFRAIEGAFAMYSPESDYYYLFYSVAGFDVNGGYNIRVARSKTPDGPYLDTAGNDIAAVGGLEIGEKLLGGFEYTQELGEISPAWGYQSPGHNSAHYDEATGRHLLITHTRFPQTSTPFPTASEAHQVRVHEMFINSTGWPVTSPQRYVPLEGDNLVVAEQLYGYYKFINHGTDVNTSAVRSTHIALNADHSVTGDETGIWYMVDDSNVKLELESGTYYGVAKWQWDDGKKDLVVTFSAVSLENATVWGSKVAEIDETTSVLATVSDALNIKTELTIDDEGYSLPTKGKAGTTIRWESSNEYYIDANGSVFIPTPDRGDQAVTLTANMSLNGETITKTFNVNLKARPVFKNAIAHYSFENGLTDNLSNLADAMTTDNNLDNTGVGTPAYTAGQTGQAFDFDGATGVRLPDDIINSDSYTVSFWSKPDVVTGYSPAFFAAENADRWVSYIPGGAPHFTTNTILWSRYLVEPEVEQWNQIEMTQGATAGQWSHVTITYANGTMKYYSNGSLVGSMPRPDMFSADTAKFALGINFGWDTPFQGQIDEFIVYDYALNSLDINGAAINNLTDPTKFETFITDALDLGDTTAIRESFTLPRVGPFVSGISWTSNNEEFLKPVNGTAVVNQPSANAGDQVVTLTATINYKDFTDTKTFEVTVKSLAPAEYSFEGDLTELKAAYANAKPTGDRIDNTGGNVTFVEGIKGQAVFLEGSGVRLPNNLITTNDYSVSMWLKPETFTDYTTAFFAGASSASWISLVPSLVDSNTTRLWANGGGAFFDNGDLGMRLPAKEWSHVAFTVDGTNGDTLKMYVNGELKIEAGGFPRVFTVEGETNEFALGVNYWDTPYNGAVDELKIFNGAIDADAIKALYDAATAQE is encoded by the coding sequence ATGAAACTAACCAAACTAGCGGTGGTGATCACCTACGCTTTAGCTGTTACAGCATGCTCTGAGGAAGGCACTAAGCTAGAATCATCGCCAGCAGTTGCTCAGCCACAAAGTGCAAAACCAACCCTCACTGATAGCGTTACATATAACGAGCTTGGTAATGTTGCCGTTACTTATGTCGGCGTACACGATCCATCAGTCATTGAAAATGATGGCACCTATTATATCTTTGGTTCACATTTAGCCGCTGCTAAATCCACTGACTTGTTAAATTGGGAAATGATTTCAAGTTTATCAGCAAATAGTGCAGTAAATGAAAGCCCGTTATTTGACTTTAATTACACGAGCGAAATTGCAGAGGGTATTCAGTGGACTGATGGATTTACTGGTAACTGGGCTGCCGATGTCGTTAAAGCCCCCAATGGTAAGTTTTGGTTTTACTATAACCATTGCGCTCAAGATAATCCTGACACGCCAGACGTTGTTGATGAAGTATGCTGGAACCGCTCATACTTAGGCCTCGCAGAAGCTGATAATATTGAAGGCCCATATAAAAATAAAGGCGTATTTTTACGCAGTGGCTATCGCAACGATGAAGAGTTTGCACAGTACCCTCTTGATAACGGCCAAACAACGTGGAATGGCGCCGTTGATCCAAATGCCATTGACCCTGCTGCCTTTTATGATAAAGATGGCCAATTATGGATGGTTTATGGTTCATATTCTGGCGGTATCTTTGTACTGGCAATGGATGAAGAAACGGGTATGCCAGATGCTGAGCAAGGCTATGGTAAACATTTGGTGGGTGGTGACTTTAGAGCTATTGAAGGCGCCTTTGCTATGTATAGCCCTGAAAGTGACTACTATTACTTATTTTACTCAGTAGCTGGTTTTGATGTAAACGGTGGCTATAACATTCGTGTAGCACGTTCAAAAACGCCAGATGGCCCATACTTAGATACCGCAGGCAATGATATTGCCGCTGTTGGTGGTTTAGAGATTGGTGAAAAGCTATTAGGTGGCTTTGAATACACCCAAGAGCTTGGGGAAATCTCACCAGCATGGGGTTATCAATCACCGGGCCATAATTCAGCACATTATGATGAAGCGACTGGCCGCCACTTATTGATTACCCACACGCGTTTCCCACAAACCTCTACACCGTTTCCGACAGCGAGTGAAGCTCACCAAGTTCGCGTGCATGAGATGTTCATTAATTCAACCGGTTGGCCGGTAACCTCACCGCAACGTTATGTACCATTAGAGGGTGATAATTTAGTGGTGGCTGAGCAACTATACGGTTACTACAAGTTCATAAACCATGGGACTGATGTTAATACCAGCGCAGTGCGCTCTACTCACATTGCTTTAAATGCCGATCACTCAGTAACAGGTGATGAAACAGGTATTTGGTACATGGTAGATGATTCAAACGTAAAACTTGAACTTGAGTCTGGCACTTACTACGGTGTGGCTAAATGGCAATGGGATGATGGTAAAAAAGATCTTGTCGTCACTTTTTCTGCTGTATCGTTAGAAAATGCCACAGTCTGGGGCAGTAAAGTCGCTGAAATTGATGAAACGACCAGTGTTTTAGCAACCGTGAGCGATGCATTAAATATTAAGACCGAGCTGACAATTGATGATGAAGGTTATTCATTGCCAACCAAAGGGAAAGCGGGTACGACTATTCGCTGGGAATCAAGTAATGAATATTACATTGATGCAAATGGCTCCGTATTTATTCCCACCCCTGATCGGGGCGATCAAGCAGTTACATTAACCGCTAATATGTCACTTAATGGTGAAACTATCACCAAAACGTTCAATGTTAATCTAAAAGCGCGCCCCGTATTTAAAAATGCGATTGCGCACTATAGCTTTGAAAACGGCTTAACAGATAATTTAAGCAACCTTGCTGATGCCATGACCACTGATAACAACTTGGACAATACAGGTGTTGGTACGCCGGCCTATACTGCCGGTCAAACAGGTCAAGCATTCGATTTTGATGGTGCGACCGGTGTTCGATTACCTGATGACATAATCAACTCAGATAGCTACACAGTTTCATTTTGGTCTAAACCTGACGTTGTAACTGGCTATAGCCCTGCCTTTTTTGCAGCTGAGAATGCTGATCGTTGGGTAAGTTATATCCCAGGGGGTGCACCTCATTTCACCACAAATACAATTTTATGGAGTCGCTACCTAGTTGAACCAGAGGTTGAGCAATGGAATCAAATTGAGATGACTCAAGGTGCAACCGCTGGACAATGGAGTCACGTAACTATCACTTATGCTAACGGCACAATGAAGTACTACTCTAATGGTTCACTTGTTGGTTCAATGCCACGCCCTGATATGTTTAGCGCTGATACAGCTAAATTTGCACTTGGTATAAATTTTGGCTGGGATACTCCATTCCAAGGTCAAATTGATGAATTTATCGTCTATGATTACGCATTAAACAGCTTAGATATCAATGGTGCAGCGATAAACAACCTAACTGATCCAACTAAGTTTGAAACCTTCATTACTGATGCACTTGATTTAGGTGATACAACGGCTATCCGTGAAAGCTTTACCTTACCGCGTGTTGGGCCATTTGTGTCAGGTATTAGCTGGACATCAAATAATGAGGAGTTCTTAAAACCGGTTAATGGCACTGCCGTTGTTAATCAGCCAAGCGCTAATGCAGGTGATCAAGTTGTTACTTTAACAGCAACAATTAACTATAAAGACTTTACCGATACCAAAACTTTTGAAGTAACCGTTAAGTCATTAGCCCCTGCAGAATATAGTTTTGAAGGCGACTTAACTGAACTTAAAGCAGCTTACGCAAACGCCAAGCCTACGGGAGACCGTATTGATAACACTGGCGGTAACGTGACTTTTGTTGAAGGTATTAAAGGCCAAGCAGTATTCCTAGAAGGTTCGGGGGTTCGTTTACCAAATAACTTGATCACCACCAATGATTACTCTGTGTCTATGTGGTTAAAGCCGGAAACGTTCACTGATTACACCACTGCATTTTTTGCAGGTGCAAGCTCGGCATCTTGGATAAGCTTAGTCCCCTCATTGGTTGATTCGAATACGACTCGCCTTTGGGCAAATGGCGGCGGTGCGTTCTTTGATAATGGTGATTTAGGCATGCGACTGCCAGCCAAAGAGTGGTCACATGTTGCCTTCACTGTTGACGGAACCAACGGTGACACCTTGAAGATGTATGTAAACGGTGAGCTTAAAATTGAAGCAGGTGGCTTCCCTCGCGTGTTTACTGTTGAGGGCGAAACCAATGAATTTGCGTTAGGTGTAAACTACTGGGATACACCATACAACGGCGCGGTTGATGAGTTAAAAATATTTAACGGGGCAATCGATGCTGACGCAATCAAAGCACTCTACGATGCAGCTACTGCACAGGAGTAA
- a CDS encoding family 43 glycosylhydrolase, with product MNAQHHLRTKLKRTAKATGLVGLFALSLSSLSGCESTTRADTQQTQDAAPIANAKAPTQDDGVFTNPLFPNGADPWLEYWDGNYYLTTTTWTSELVMRKSPTLAGLADATPVNVWSATDPARCCNFWAFEFHRVKGPDDYRWYMMYTAGTDGTLDNQHLNVLESAGDDPMGPYEYKGALMPDVWNIDGNYLSYKDKLYVIYSQWQGDQQLNIIAEMENPWTLKKGTPHTVITRPELDWEISGRKVTEGAEILQHNGRTFMTYSASFCNTPDYKLGMLELVGDDPLDANSWKKFEQPVFERTDEVFGPGHNGFFTSPDGSEDWLVYHGNDSVEHGCSATRSLRAQKFTWNDDGTPNFAKPVTPGVEVAPPSGEYGPLVTRVQGQRYNLVNATSGLCLDIAADPQDARAVQRQCAATNGQWVIDATTDGFVRLANREDSKFLELANCSDADNAKTQSAAWRNNFCQQWKVSPSTDGNVTITNRYTEKSLAVAGCSGAQNQAVLQQGKDTACGDWQLQLVGSVAVMSQQSGKALSVAGTVKAGTNVEQQAFTHSDAQQWFFAPTDTGYVAIKQDLDSDYCAAVANNALVPGANVEMASCETKTAQWRIAPVAGGGVMLINRYTKQALGLSDCGLADKTNFAQQPDLGNKCQIFHLREPN from the coding sequence ATGAATGCACAACATCACTTGCGCACTAAATTAAAGCGTACTGCTAAAGCAACAGGCCTTGTAGGTTTATTCGCTTTGTCTTTAAGCTCACTTAGTGGTTGTGAATCTACAACCCGCGCAGACACACAACAAACACAAGATGCAGCACCAATCGCGAACGCAAAAGCACCTACGCAAGATGATGGCGTGTTTACTAATCCATTATTTCCTAATGGTGCCGATCCATGGCTTGAGTACTGGGATGGTAACTATTACCTAACGACGACGACATGGACATCTGAATTGGTGATGCGTAAATCACCTACTTTAGCAGGACTTGCCGATGCAACCCCAGTAAATGTATGGTCAGCGACAGATCCTGCGCGTTGTTGTAACTTTTGGGCGTTTGAATTTCATCGTGTTAAAGGCCCTGATGACTACCGTTGGTACATGATGTATACAGCAGGGACTGATGGCACATTAGATAACCAACACCTTAATGTATTAGAAAGTGCTGGTGACGACCCAATGGGTCCGTATGAGTACAAAGGCGCGCTCATGCCTGACGTATGGAATATCGATGGTAACTATTTAAGCTACAAAGATAAGCTGTATGTTATTTATTCCCAGTGGCAGGGCGATCAACAGTTAAACATTATTGCTGAAATGGAAAACCCGTGGACGCTGAAAAAAGGCACGCCACATACTGTGATCACACGTCCTGAACTTGACTGGGAGATCAGCGGACGTAAGGTAACTGAAGGTGCTGAAATTTTGCAGCATAACGGTCGTACTTTTATGACTTACTCAGCAAGCTTTTGTAACACGCCAGATTATAAGTTAGGTATGTTAGAACTGGTGGGTGATGATCCGCTAGATGCAAACAGCTGGAAGAAGTTTGAGCAACCAGTGTTTGAACGCACAGATGAAGTATTTGGGCCAGGTCATAATGGCTTTTTCACTTCTCCAGATGGCAGCGAAGATTGGTTGGTATACCACGGCAATGACTCAGTAGAACATGGTTGTAGTGCCACACGTTCTTTACGTGCGCAAAAATTTACTTGGAATGATGATGGCACGCCAAACTTTGCAAAACCTGTAACACCGGGTGTTGAAGTAGCTCCGCCATCAGGCGAATACGGACCACTGGTTACTCGTGTGCAAGGTCAGCGTTATAACCTAGTAAATGCAACTAGCGGTTTGTGTTTAGACATTGCAGCCGATCCTCAAGATGCGCGTGCTGTGCAACGTCAATGTGCTGCAACCAATGGTCAGTGGGTGATTGATGCCACTACAGATGGCTTTGTCCGTTTAGCAAATCGCGAAGACAGCAAGTTTTTAGAGTTGGCTAATTGTAGCGATGCTGATAATGCGAAAACACAATCTGCAGCGTGGCGTAATAACTTCTGTCAGCAATGGAAAGTCTCCCCAAGCACTGATGGAAATGTCACCATTACGAATCGCTACACTGAAAAATCATTAGCCGTAGCAGGGTGTTCAGGCGCACAAAATCAAGCAGTGTTACAGCAAGGCAAAGACACGGCATGTGGTGACTGGCAATTACAGCTAGTTGGCAGCGTGGCAGTAATGAGCCAACAAAGCGGTAAAGCGTTGAGTGTTGCTGGTACTGTTAAAGCAGGCACTAATGTTGAGCAACAAGCGTTTACTCATAGCGATGCCCAGCAGTGGTTTTTTGCACCAACAGATACTGGTTACGTTGCTATAAAACAAGACCTTGATAGCGATTACTGCGCTGCTGTGGCAAACAATGCCTTGGTACCTGGCGCTAATGTTGAAATGGCCTCGTGCGAAACTAAAACAGCCCAATGGCGCATTGCTCCTGTTGCAGGTGGCGGGGTGATGTTGATCAACCGTTATACAAAACAAGCGCTGGGTTTAAGTGATTGTGGTCTTGCAGATAAAACTAATTTTGCACAACAACCTGATTTAGGAAACAAGTGTCAGATTTTCCACCTTCGTGAACCTAACTAG
- a CDS encoding aldose epimerase family protein, translated as MSLQCVTQRLTAVHQSSTSIKKLSRGIFAVAVSLSIALTPACAHQGDNMTNSPSALLRAYGKLADQTPINQVTLTNSNGVSVDVINYGGIITRIETPDSNGNMGNIVLGMDNLEDYTNSTTYFGAIIGRFGNRIANGKFSLNGTDYQLATNDGDNHLHGGVQGFDKKVWTMAPFSTENSAGVTLKLISPDGDQGYPGTLTTQVTYTLTNKNTLNMQFVAKTDKPTIINMTQHSYFNLAGKGDILDHQMQINSNAITPVDSGLIPTGELMQVASTPFDFRNSKAIGKDINIDDEQLKLGKGYDHNFVLKNKPNHDLIEAANVYEPSSGRTLTVYTEEPAVQFYSGNFLDGSSKQASGLVHKLRSGFCLEPQHFPDAPNQPRFPSTTLLPGEVYSTRIVYEFGTK; from the coding sequence ATGTCATTGCAATGTGTAACTCAGCGCCTAACAGCGGTTCATCAGTCGTCAACATCGATTAAAAAATTATCTCGCGGTATCTTTGCAGTGGCAGTGTCTTTATCAATAGCCTTAACCCCCGCGTGTGCTCACCAAGGAGACAATATGACCAATTCACCTTCTGCATTACTGCGTGCTTACGGCAAGCTGGCAGATCAAACTCCGATCAACCAAGTAACTTTAACCAATAGTAATGGCGTGAGCGTTGATGTGATCAATTATGGTGGCATCATAACGCGCATCGAAACGCCAGACAGCAATGGCAACATGGGTAACATTGTTTTAGGTATGGATAATCTGGAAGATTATACGAATTCAACCACTTACTTTGGTGCAATCATTGGTCGATTTGGTAATCGTATTGCCAATGGTAAATTTAGCCTTAACGGTACCGACTATCAATTAGCCACTAATGATGGCGATAATCACTTGCACGGTGGCGTGCAAGGTTTTGATAAAAAAGTCTGGACTATGGCGCCATTTAGTACAGAAAACAGTGCGGGTGTAACACTTAAGCTTATAAGTCCTGATGGCGATCAAGGTTATCCAGGTACCTTGACCACGCAAGTAACTTATACGCTGACCAATAAAAATACCCTAAATATGCAATTTGTGGCAAAAACAGATAAGCCAACCATCATCAATATGACCCAGCACAGCTATTTTAACTTGGCGGGTAAGGGCGATATTCTCGATCATCAAATGCAAATCAACTCAAATGCAATTACCCCTGTGGATAGCGGTTTGATCCCAACAGGTGAGTTGATGCAAGTGGCTAGCACGCCGTTTGATTTCAGAAATTCAAAAGCGATTGGCAAAGACATTAATATTGATGATGAGCAGCTAAAGCTTGGTAAAGGTTATGACCATAACTTTGTACTTAAAAACAAACCTAATCATGATTTGATTGAAGCCGCTAATGTGTATGAACCAAGCTCAGGGCGTACATTGACTGTATATACCGAAGAGCCAGCGGTACAGTTTTACTCGGGCAACTTTTTAGATGGCAGCAGTAAACAAGCTTCAGGTTTAGTACATAAATTAAGAAGTGGTTTTTGTTTAGAGCCACAGCACTTTCCAGACGCGCCTAATCAGCCAAGATTCCCAAGCACGACATTGCTCCCAGGTGAGGTTTACTCAACTCGTATCGTGTATGAGTTTGGTACTAAGTAA
- a CDS encoding glycoside hydrolase family 43 protein: MFKYFTLPLLLSSSLAIAQNPLFKDIFTADPAALVHNNTVYLYTGHDEAPNNDVFFEMHDWLAFSSTDMVNWKKHGPIMKATDFKWAKGEAWASHMIERNGTFYFFTTVRHDDTKPGFAIGVATSKSPTGPFKDAIGHALVTDDMTKHTPNDWDDIDPAIYEEENGDTYLFFGNLIPKYVKLSDDLLHLDGEIKTIDLPNFTEALWVHKKDEYYYVSYACEFPEKICYAMSKSVHGPWEYKGILNEIAGNSETNHQSIIEFKGKSYFIYHTGAVPPKDGKPSGGRFRRSVAIDPLYYNKDGSLKRVIMTSEGIESQN; encoded by the coding sequence ATGTTTAAATATTTTACCCTGCCTTTGTTACTTTCGAGTAGCTTGGCTATTGCACAAAATCCACTTTTCAAAGATATATTTACTGCTGATCCTGCTGCACTTGTTCACAACAACACGGTTTATCTTTATACCGGCCACGATGAAGCTCCCAACAACGATGTTTTTTTTGAAATGCATGACTGGCTCGCATTTTCCTCAACCGATATGGTGAATTGGAAAAAACACGGCCCAATTATGAAAGCTACTGACTTTAAATGGGCGAAAGGAGAGGCATGGGCATCGCATATGATCGAGCGCAACGGTACCTTTTATTTTTTCACCACTGTGCGCCATGATGATACTAAACCCGGTTTTGCTATTGGTGTTGCAACATCAAAGTCACCCACAGGCCCATTTAAAGATGCTATCGGTCACGCTCTTGTTACCGATGACATGACTAAACACACTCCTAATGATTGGGATGATATTGATCCGGCTATCTATGAAGAAGAGAACGGTGATACCTACCTATTTTTTGGCAACTTAATACCTAAATATGTAAAACTTAGTGATGACTTACTTCATCTCGATGGTGAAATTAAAACCATTGATTTACCAAACTTTACCGAAGCACTGTGGGTTCATAAGAAAGATGAATACTATTATGTTTCTTATGCATGCGAATTCCCTGAAAAAATCTGTTATGCCATGAGTAAAAGTGTTCATGGTCCATGGGAATATAAAGGCATTTTAAATGAAATTGCAGGAAACAGTGAAACTAATCATCAGTCAATTATAGAATTTAAAGGTAAAAGTTACTTTATTTATCATACTGGCGCAGTACCACCAAAAGACGGTAAGCCCAGTGGCGGACGCTTTCGCCGCTCGGTGGCAATAGACCCGCTATATTACAATAAAGATGGTTCATTAAAACGCGTAATAATGACATCCGAAGGGATTGAAAGCCAAAACTAG
- a CDS encoding alpha/beta fold hydrolase, translating to MQRLFITLLCLIPSLGFAKTADFKVIDEGGSGPFSAIAATETSLGNYVIYRPNELNQSIKPPVVVFANGGCMDTSYPFEHMLSDIASHGYLVIALGKMQNSLDDRPLNKASNSMIPHAIDWITAQSANPLSEFYQSANLKKIAIAGQSCGGAQLLATAADERVSSYLMFNSGIGDMTMASADVDSLKNLHAPVIYLVGGPTDIATENAKLDYQRINHVPIVFANHKTAGHSGTFEQPFGGSFSKLAIKWLDWQLKDKQTNATLFLQGNTADFINWDIKAKQFEKE from the coding sequence ATGCAACGTCTTTTCATCACCTTACTATGCTTGATACCCTCACTTGGCTTTGCTAAAACAGCCGACTTTAAAGTGATAGACGAAGGTGGCAGTGGCCCATTTAGCGCCATTGCAGCCACTGAAACCTCGTTAGGTAACTATGTTATATACCGCCCGAACGAGTTAAATCAGTCAATAAAACCACCCGTTGTAGTATTTGCGAACGGCGGCTGCATGGATACATCATATCCCTTTGAGCATATGCTCTCAGACATTGCCTCGCATGGTTACTTAGTGATTGCATTAGGAAAAATGCAAAACAGCCTTGATGACAGGCCCTTAAATAAAGCCAGTAATAGCATGATCCCTCACGCGATTGATTGGATCACAGCGCAATCTGCAAATCCGCTGAGTGAATTTTACCAAAGCGCAAACCTTAAGAAAATCGCTATTGCAGGCCAATCGTGTGGCGGCGCGCAACTACTTGCCACTGCAGCAGATGAAAGAGTCAGCAGTTATTTAATGTTTAATTCAGGTATTGGTGATATGACCATGGCAAGCGCCGATGTTGACTCACTAAAGAATTTACATGCCCCTGTTATATACCTTGTTGGTGGGCCAACCGATATTGCCACAGAAAATGCCAAGCTTGATTATCAGCGTATAAATCATGTGCCAATTGTGTTTGCTAATCATAAAACCGCGGGGCATTCAGGAACGTTTGAACAGCCGTTTGGTGGTTCGTTCTCAAAGTTAGCTATCAAATGGTTGGATTGGCAATTAAAAGATAAGCAAACCAATGCAACGCTATTTTTGCAGGGTAATACAGCTGACTTTATTAATTGGGATATAAAAGCAAAGCAATTTGAAAAGGAATGA